Proteins from a genomic interval of Arthrobacter sp. CAN_C5:
- a CDS encoding glycoside hydrolase family 13 protein, giving the protein MNDARLCSPHHDGSPQYVRNQAPVVGDILAVRLRVPARWGTPRRVFLRSLRDGEPHYDQARTLPSVDGWSWWEADVTVANPTLRYRFLLEEADARGPRWSWFNATGASPWDTPDRDDFVIHCRAAPTEWARNAVIYQVFPDRFARSQQRQPVDLPGWAIACGWEDPVEPRGELTPRQVYGGDLDGITENLDHLVDLGVTVLYLTPFFPARSNHRYDATTFDVVDPLLGGDDALVRLVESAHARNIAVIGDLTANHTGDAHEWFRKARADPTSAEAGFYYFDKDTTDYACWFGVPSLPKLNWASPELRTRFVEGADSVVAKWLLPPFNLDGWRIDVANMMGRNSDVDVNHQVAALIRATMDEVRPGLMLLAECTGDATENLTSQAWDGAMTYSNFTRPLWQWFARENAAANFFGTPIPGIPRIDGQGFVATHLALSAGFSWRARTQNMSALNTHDTARAGTVMIEGGPAVGMALVFLLPGLPTLFAGDEFGLRGINGEDSRTPMPWQAAADRPDDLRTLIAALSTLRAGSPALREGTVRWLAITPDVVVLAREHEDECFVIAAARADYDRLTVPLDLLPGSWADADQVVLGWPDAIGELADETLVLSGRGPSVQVWRLPGLVMP; this is encoded by the coding sequence GTGAATGATGCACGCCTGTGCTCACCCCACCACGACGGTTCGCCACAATATGTCAGGAACCAGGCACCTGTTGTAGGCGATATCCTTGCCGTGCGGCTGCGGGTTCCTGCGCGCTGGGGGACTCCGCGCAGGGTTTTCCTTCGGTCGTTGAGGGACGGCGAACCGCACTACGACCAGGCGCGTACCCTCCCGAGCGTCGACGGCTGGTCATGGTGGGAGGCAGACGTCACAGTGGCCAATCCGACACTCAGGTATCGCTTCCTGCTGGAGGAGGCCGACGCCCGGGGCCCCCGCTGGTCCTGGTTTAACGCCACCGGAGCATCCCCCTGGGACACCCCAGACCGGGACGATTTCGTCATCCATTGCCGGGCCGCCCCGACTGAGTGGGCCCGGAACGCGGTGATCTACCAGGTTTTCCCTGATCGTTTCGCAAGGTCACAGCAGCGCCAACCGGTGGACCTCCCCGGCTGGGCGATAGCATGTGGCTGGGAAGACCCGGTCGAGCCCCGGGGCGAGCTCACTCCCCGGCAGGTCTACGGCGGTGACCTCGACGGGATAACGGAAAACCTCGACCACCTCGTTGATCTTGGCGTCACGGTCCTGTACCTGACTCCCTTCTTCCCTGCGCGCTCCAACCACCGCTATGACGCAACAACCTTCGACGTCGTCGATCCTCTCCTGGGCGGGGATGACGCCCTGGTCCGTCTGGTGGAATCAGCCCACGCCCGCAACATTGCAGTGATCGGTGACCTGACGGCCAACCACACCGGTGACGCACACGAATGGTTTCGGAAGGCGCGCGCCGATCCGACCAGCGCGGAGGCAGGCTTCTATTACTTCGACAAGGACACCACCGACTACGCCTGCTGGTTCGGCGTGCCGAGTCTGCCGAAACTGAATTGGGCCTCCCCCGAGCTGCGCACACGCTTCGTTGAGGGAGCGGACTCGGTGGTGGCCAAATGGCTCTTGCCGCCGTTCAATCTCGACGGGTGGCGGATCGACGTTGCCAATATGATGGGACGCAACTCAGACGTCGACGTGAACCATCAGGTCGCCGCCCTGATCCGGGCCACCATGGACGAGGTGCGACCGGGACTGATGCTCCTCGCTGAGTGCACCGGGGACGCCACCGAGAATCTGACCAGCCAGGCGTGGGATGGCGCCATGACCTACTCCAATTTCACCCGGCCGCTGTGGCAATGGTTTGCACGTGAAAACGCGGCAGCCAACTTCTTCGGAACTCCTATCCCCGGCATTCCCCGCATCGATGGTCAGGGTTTCGTGGCGACGCACCTTGCCCTCTCGGCAGGTTTCTCCTGGCGTGCGCGGACACAAAATATGAGCGCGTTGAACACGCATGACACGGCGCGGGCCGGCACCGTGATGATCGAGGGCGGCCCCGCCGTCGGCATGGCCCTGGTGTTCCTGCTACCAGGCCTGCCTACCCTCTTCGCTGGGGATGAGTTTGGGCTGCGCGGCATCAACGGGGAGGACTCCCGTACGCCAATGCCGTGGCAGGCTGCCGCTGACAGGCCCGATGACCTTCGCACGCTCATTGCCGCGCTATCTACACTGCGGGCGGGGTCCCCGGCACTCCGGGAAGGCACGGTGCGCTGGCTCGCCATCACGCCGGACGTGGTTGTGCTCGCCCGGGAGCATGAGGATGAATGCTTCGTGATTGCGGCGGCGAGGGCGGATTACGACCGTCTCACCGTTCCGCTTGATCTCTTGCCGGGTTCGTGGGCCGACGCCGACCAGGTTGTCCTGGGATGGCCGGACGCCATCGGGGAGCTGGCCGATGAGACACTAGTGCTTTCGGGCAGGGGGCCCAGCGTCCAGGTATGGCGCCTCCCTGGGCTGGTCATGCCCTGA
- a CDS encoding ABC transporter permease subunit produces the protein MSTLAPPDRSATLPRKKPSSHSDSTFGLLVKITLLGLVDAFAVYVMITLFFQEKWLILIFAAAVTLLINWIYLRKGGLPAKYLAPGIFFLVLFQVFVMLYSGYVAFTNYGDGHNSTKADAVSAIQLSAQQRVPDSPAYRVSILERDGELHLLATDPDGDTSVGATGSPLEATDEAVTDSTGRAVELEGYRTLGFAEILTNQADILAVTVPFSNDPEDGSLKTSDGSSAYVYRPSLSFDEATSTFTNLETGATYTDSGEGSFTSADGEQLSTGWKVNVGFDNFAKAFSDQNIRGPLVQVVLWTFTFAIVSVLSTFALGLFLANAFNLSDLRGKRTYRILMILPYAFPAFLAGLVWSGLLNPEFGFVNNTFFGGADIPWLTDPLLAKVSVLVVNLWLGFPYMFLVCTGALQSLPEEVNEAARMDGASAWRTFTAIKLPLLLVSVAPLLIASFAFNFNNFNVIYMLTDGGPRFDNTTANVGHTDILITMVYEIAFGTGVGRDYGLASALSIIIFIIVAVISAISFRQTKALEDIN, from the coding sequence ATGTCTACTCTTGCCCCTCCCGACCGGTCAGCAACGCTGCCACGGAAGAAGCCCAGCTCGCACTCGGATTCCACCTTTGGGCTGCTGGTCAAAATTACGCTGCTCGGCCTGGTTGATGCCTTCGCCGTGTACGTCATGATTACGCTCTTCTTTCAGGAGAAGTGGCTGATCCTGATATTCGCCGCTGCGGTGACACTGCTCATTAACTGGATCTATCTCAGGAAGGGCGGGCTACCGGCGAAGTACCTCGCACCGGGAATTTTTTTCCTGGTTCTCTTCCAGGTGTTCGTGATGCTGTACAGCGGGTACGTTGCGTTCACAAACTACGGCGACGGGCACAACAGCACCAAAGCCGACGCCGTGAGCGCCATCCAGTTATCGGCGCAGCAACGGGTGCCCGATTCGCCCGCCTACCGTGTCTCCATCCTGGAGCGCGACGGCGAACTCCACCTTCTCGCCACCGATCCCGACGGCGATACTTCTGTTGGCGCCACTGGCTCGCCGCTCGAAGCCACAGACGAAGCTGTTACGGATTCGACGGGTAGGGCGGTGGAACTGGAGGGGTACAGGACACTGGGCTTCGCTGAAATTCTCACCAACCAGGCGGACATCCTGGCCGTCACAGTCCCTTTCTCGAATGACCCCGAAGACGGCAGCCTCAAGACGAGTGATGGATCGAGTGCCTACGTCTACCGTCCCTCGCTCAGTTTTGATGAGGCGACCAGTACGTTCACCAACCTCGAAACCGGAGCCACCTACACCGATTCGGGTGAGGGCTCGTTCACCTCGGCCGACGGTGAGCAGCTCAGTACCGGGTGGAAGGTGAACGTCGGGTTCGATAACTTCGCCAAGGCTTTCTCTGACCAGAACATCCGAGGACCGCTGGTGCAGGTGGTTCTCTGGACCTTCACCTTCGCGATCGTCTCCGTTCTCTCCACCTTCGCACTAGGGCTCTTCCTCGCCAACGCGTTCAATCTTTCCGACCTCCGCGGCAAACGGACCTATCGCATCCTGATGATCCTTCCGTATGCCTTTCCGGCTTTCCTCGCCGGCCTCGTCTGGTCCGGACTGCTCAATCCGGAATTTGGTTTCGTCAACAACACCTTCTTTGGGGGAGCGGACATTCCGTGGCTGACCGATCCGTTGCTGGCGAAGGTCAGCGTGCTCGTCGTCAACCTGTGGCTCGGTTTCCCGTACATGTTCCTGGTCTGCACGGGCGCTCTACAATCCTTGCCCGAGGAGGTCAACGAGGCGGCCCGCATGGACGGTGCCTCGGCCTGGCGGACCTTCACCGCCATCAAGCTGCCGCTCCTTCTCGTCTCGGTGGCGCCGCTGCTCATCGCGAGCTTTGCTTTCAATTTCAACAATTTCAATGTCATCTACATGCTGACCGACGGCGGGCCCCGCTTCGACAATACGACGGCGAATGTCGGGCACACCGACATCCTCATCACGATGGTCTACGAGATCGCCTTCGGCACCGGGGTAGGCCGTGACTATGGCCTGGCCAGCGCCCTATCCATCATCATCTTCATCATTGTCGCCGTGATCTCGGCCATCAGCTTCCGGCAGACCAAGGCATTAGAGGACATCAACTGA
- a CDS encoding sugar ABC transporter permease, giving the protein MTTFTDPRAAAAAEPQPQPAGKIPEHRRRTFGQWFRHKGWRHVVGVVTTLFAVFPLIYVLSAALNSNGTMVGSNALFSQIDGGNFEALFTNPSRPFGRWFINTMVIGVVTSAATVFLGALAAYAFSRMRFTGRRFSLLTLLILQMFPQLLAVVAIFLMLNAITDIVPWLGLGSQLGLIMVYLGGALGVNTYLMYGFFNTVPKSLDEAARIDGASHVQVFFTIILPLVTPILAVVGLLAFIGLSSEFVIASVVLTDPDSQTLAVGLYSYVAQQRSENWGVFAAGAVLAAVPVMALFLFLQKYITNGLVAGSVKG; this is encoded by the coding sequence ATGACTACATTTACCGACCCCCGGGCGGCCGCCGCCGCCGAACCCCAGCCGCAACCTGCGGGCAAGATCCCCGAGCATCGTCGTCGCACCTTCGGCCAGTGGTTCAGGCACAAAGGGTGGCGGCACGTGGTTGGTGTGGTGACCACGCTCTTTGCCGTCTTCCCTCTGATTTATGTCCTTTCAGCTGCCCTTAACTCGAACGGAACGATGGTCGGTTCCAACGCCCTGTTCAGTCAGATTGACGGCGGCAACTTCGAAGCGCTGTTCACCAACCCGAGCCGGCCGTTTGGCCGGTGGTTCATCAATACGATGGTCATCGGTGTGGTCACGTCCGCGGCGACGGTTTTCCTGGGGGCGCTTGCTGCCTACGCGTTCAGCCGCATGCGGTTTACCGGGCGCAGGTTCAGCCTGCTCACCCTGCTGATCCTGCAAATGTTCCCCCAGTTACTGGCAGTGGTAGCCATCTTCCTGATGCTCAATGCGATCACGGATATCGTGCCGTGGCTGGGCCTCGGAAGCCAGCTCGGACTCATCATGGTCTACCTCGGCGGGGCCCTGGGCGTTAACACTTACCTCATGTACGGTTTTTTCAACACCGTGCCCAAGTCGCTCGATGAGGCAGCCAGGATCGACGGAGCATCTCACGTCCAGGTTTTTTTCACCATCATCCTGCCGTTGGTGACGCCCATCCTCGCGGTGGTTGGGCTGCTTGCCTTCATCGGTTTGAGCAGCGAATTCGTGATTGCCAGTGTTGTCCTGACCGACCCGGACTCCCAGACCCTCGCCGTGGGCCTCTACTCCTATGTAGCGCAGCAGCGGTCCGAGAACTGGGGAGTCTTCGCGGCGGGCGCAGTCCTCGCAGCTGTTCCGGTGATGGCCCTGTTCCTGTTCCTGCAGAAGTACATCACCAACGGTCTCGTGGCCGGTTCCGTCAAGGGCTGA